GCAAGCTCGCCCAGGACTATCCGGTGGCCCTGGTCAACTCGGTCAACATCAACCGGCTGCACGGGCAGAAGACCGCCGCCTTCGAGATCGTCGAGGCGCTCGGCGACGCGCCGGACATCCACTGCCTGCCGGTGGGCAACGCCGGCAACGTCTCGGCGTACTGGATGGGCTACTCGGAGGAGCTGCGCGACGGCAACGCCACGAAGGCCCCGAAGATGTACGGCTTCCAGGCCGCCGGCGCCGCGCCCATCGTCACCGGCCAGGTGGTCCCCGAGCCGTCCACCATCGCCACCGCCATCCGGATCGGCAACCCGGCGAGCTGGACCAAGGCCATCGACGCCCGGGACGCCTCGGACGGCCTGATCGCCGCGGTCACCGACCGGGAGATCCTGTCGGCGTACCGGCTGCTGGCACGGGAGGTCGGTGTCTTCGTCGAGCTGGGCAGCGCGGCCAGCGTGGCCGGCCTGCTCCAGCAGGCCGCCGCGGGCAAGGTCCCGCCCGGCTCCACCGTCGTCTGCACGGTCACCGGCCACGGCCTCAAGGACCCCGAGTGGGCCATCTCCACGGCACCGGCCCCCATCACCATCGCCAACGACCCTCTCGCCGCCGCCCGCTCCCTGGACCTCGCCTAACCCCCTCCCTCCCGCCTCGCCGGGTTGATCATGAGCTTGTTGTCGCCTGGCTCGGCGTGGCGTGGCAACAACTTCATGATCAACCGGGGTGGACGGGGCGGTGGGGGTGGGGTGGATCGGGTCGGGCAGACTTTGGCCACCCCGCAGACCCTTCCTCAGGAGTGAGCCACGCCGATGTCGCTGCTCGCCAGATTCAGCCTCGCCAACCGGGGGCTGGTCGCCCTCATCGCGCTGGTGACCACGGCGTTCGGGGCGTACGCCGTGCCGTCGCTGAAGCAGCAGCTGCTGCCGTCGCTGGAGTTCCCCGCCGCGTTCATCGTGGCGGCGTACCCGGGCGCCGCGCCGGAGATCGTCGAGTCCCAGGTCACCGAACCGATCGAGAACAGCCTCCAGGGCATCCCGGGGCTGGACAAGGTCACCTCCACCTCCCGCGAGGGCGCCACCACCGTCCAGGTGCAGTACGAGTTCGGCACCGACCTGGACGACGTGGTGAACAAGATGCAGACCGCGCTGAACCGGATCGACGCCCAACTGCCCGCGGGGGTGGACCCGCAGGTCATCGCCGGCAGCACGGACGACCTGCCCGCCGTGGTGGTCGCCGCGACCGGCGGCGGCGACGAGCGGGCGCTGGCGGAGAAGCTGCGCCAGACCGTCGTACCGGAGCTGGAAGCTCTGGACGGGGTCCGCACGGTCGCGGTGACCGGCACCCGCGACCAGGTCGTGCTGATCACCCCCGACCCGGCGAAGCTGGCCGCGGCCCGGCTCGCGCCCACCGCGATCGCCCAGGCGCTGAAGACCAACGGCGTCGCGGTGCCGGCCGGCGCGGTCGCCGACGGCAGCCGGTCGCTGCCCGTTCAGGTCGGCACCCCGGTCCGGACCGTCGACGACCTGCGCGGCATCGTCCTGGCCACCGCACCAGCGGCCCCGGTCCGGCTCGGCGACGTGGCCCAGGTCGAGCAGCAGCTCGCCCCGGCCACCGCGATCACCCGGACCAACGGCAAGCCCAGCCTGGGCATCGCCGTCACCGCCACCCCCGACGGCAACGCCGTGCAGATCTCCCACGAGATCCGGGACCGGCTGGACGGCCTGAAGGCGGCCTCCGGCGCGGACCTGACGGTCGTCTTCGACCAGGCCCCGTTCGTCGAGCGGTCCATCGAGAGCCTGACCACCGAGGGCCTGCTCGGCCTGCTGATGGCGGTCGTGGTGATCCTGGTCTTCCTGCTCTCCCTCCGCTCCACGCTGGTCACCGCGGTCTCCATCCCACTGTCGGTGCTGGTCGCGCTGATCGCGCTCTGGGCCGGCGACTACTCGCTCAACCTGCTCACCCTCGGCGCGCTGACCATCGCCGTCGGCCGGGTGGTCGACGACTCCATCGTGGTGCTGGAGAACATCAAGCGGCACCTGGAGTACGGCGAGCCGAAGCGGGACGCCATCCTCGGCGCGGTCCGCGAGGTGGCCGGCGCGGTGACCGCCTCCACGCTCACCACGGTCGCCGTCTTCGCGCCGATCGCGCTGGTCGGCGGCTTCGTCGGGCAGCTCTTCGCGCCGTTCGCGATCACCGTGACGGTCGCCCTGCTCGCCTCCCTGCTGGTCTCGCTGACCGTGATCCCGGTGCTGGCGTACTGGTTCCTGAAGCCGCGCCGCGCCGGCGCGGACGACGCGGCGGCCCGCCACGCCGCCGAGGAGAAGGAGCTGCGCAGCCCGCTGCAGCGGGCGTACCTGCCGGCGATCGGGTTCGCCACCCGGTCCCGGGGGACCCGGTGGATCACCGTCGGGCTGGGGCTGCTGGTGCTCCTCGGCACCTTCGGGCTCGCCCAGAAGCTGGAGACCAACTTCCTGGACGACTCCGGCCAGGACACCTTGAACATCACCCAGGAGCTGCCGGCCGGCACCGGGCTGGCCGGCACCGACCAGGCGGCCGCGAAGGTCGAGGCGGTGCTGGCGCGTACCGAGGGCGTGCAGACGTACCAGGTCAGCGCGGGCGGCAGCGACCAGCCGTGGGCGGGCGGCGGTGGCAACAACACCGCCACCTACTCCGTGGCGCTGGACGAGGGCACCGACGCGGCGGAGGTCAAGCAGACCCTGCGGAAGGAGTTCGACGCTCTCGGCTCCGAAGCCGGGGAGCTGAGCTTCGGCGCCGGGCAGAGCGCCTCCGCCAACCAGCTGGAGGTGGTCGTGCAGGCCGCCACCCCCGATACGCTGACCCGGGCCGCCGAGGCCGCCCGCGACGCGATGGCCGGTACGCCGGGGGTCGAGGACGTCTCCACCAGCCTGGCCGAGCGGGTGCCCCGGATCGACGTCACCGTCGACCGGGTGGCCGCGGCCCGCGCCGGGCTGACGGAGGCGGCGGTGGGCCAGCTCGTCGCCCAGGCGTACCGGGGCGCGCCGCTGGGCCAGGTCGGCCTCGACGGGGCGCAGCAGGACGTGGTGCTGAGCACCGGGGCCCGCCCGCCGGTGAGCGTGGCCGAGCTGCGGGCGCTGCCGGTCGGGCCGGTCAAGCTGGATGACATCGCCGACGTGAACCAGGTCGAGGGGCCGCAGCAGGTCACCCGGATCGACGGTGAGCGCAGCGTCTCCGTCACCGGTACGGCCACCGGCTCCAACCTGGGCGCGACCACTCAGGAGCTGCAGAAGCGGCTGGACGCGCTGGACGTGCCCGGCGCCACGTTCACCGTGGGTGGGGTCAGCGCCGACCAGAAGGAGGCCTTCGCCGACCTGGGGCTGGCCGTGCTGGCCGCGATCGCGATCGTCTTCCTGATCATGGTGGGCACGTTCCGCAGCCTGACCCAGGCGCTGATCCTGCTGATCTCCATCCCGTTCGCCGCCACCGGCGCGATCGGGCTGCTGCTGGCCACCGGGACGCCGTTGGGCGTGCCGGCGCTGATCGGCGTGCTGATGCTGGTCGGCATCGTGGTCACCAACGCGATCGTGCTGCTCGACCTGATCAACCAGTACCGGGCGCAGGGCAGGAGCGTGACCGAGGCGGTGGTCGAGGGCGGCCGGCGCCGGCTGCGCCCGATCCTGATGACCGCGGTCGCCACCATCTTCGCGCTGCTGCCGATGGCCCTCGGGCTCACCGGCGAGGGCGGCTTCATCTCGCAACCCCTGGCCGTGGTGGTGATCGGTGGCCTGCTCAGCTCAACGCTGCTGACCCTGATCCTGGTGCCGACTCTCTACACCATGGTGGAGCGCACCAAGGAGTCGCTGCGCGAGCGGCGGGCGCATCGTAAGGGCCGGGCCGGCGACCAGCGGGCGAAACCCGGGGTCCCGGCGACCGTCGGCGCCGTCGCCGACGACCAGCGGGCGGAGGCCGGGGTGGCTCCCGCCGAGCGGACGGTCGCGGACCCACCGGCCCGGCCGGCGCCGTCGGCGGCGCTCATCGACGGGACCGACCAGTTCGAGGTGCTGCGCCTGCCGAAGAGCCGGCGGTCACCGTTGCCGCCCACCGAGTGAGGTGACCTGGAGACGCCCCCGGCAGGCCGCCCTGCCGGGGGCGTTGCCGTCTCGGCTCGTTGCGGCCGGCGATGTCCACCCGCGGGACGGCCTGCGTCGGATGTCCTGCGCTGTGCCGTGAGTGAGTTGTCGCATACTATGAGTTTCGGATCGCTCCGGGAGGGGCGACCGCCCGGAGCGGGGGCGGAGCCATGGCGGACGGTGCTGGCCGGTGGGGCAGGCGGGCCGTGCTGGGCCGGGCCGCCCTGCTGGCCAGCGGCGCGGCGCTGGGCGCCACCGCCACCTCGCAGACCGCCTGGATCGCCGACCGGCGGCTCCCGCTCGCCGACGGCCCGGCCAGCGCCGCCATCGGCAGCCGCCACCAGCAGGTCGGCACCGGCGCCGTCGAGGTCACCTGGGGGGTACGCACCAGCGACCGGCTGGTCGCGCTCACCTTCGACGACGGCCCGCTGCCACAGTGGACGCCGATGGTGCTGGACACGTTGGACCGGCACGCCGTACCGGCCACGTTCTTCCTGGTCGGCGCGCGGGCCCGGGAGCACCCGGCGCTGCTGCGCGGGCGGCTCGGCCGGCACGAGGTGGGCAACCACAGCTGGGCCCACCACGACCTGGCCCGGCTCGACGCGCACGCCGCCTACGACGACCTGCGGCGCAGCCACGACGCGATCGCGGAGGCGGCCGGGGTGGCGCCCCGGCTGGTCCGCCCGCCGTGGGGGCACCTCGGCGGGGCGGTGCTGCACGCCGCCGCCCGGCTGAACTACCGGCTGGTGCTCTGGACGCTGCAGATGGTCGAGGGCGAGTTCCCGGGCGACCCGGCCGGCCACGCCCGGCGGATCGTCGCCGACGTGCGGCCCGGCACCATCCTGCTCGGCCACGACGTCGGTGCGGAGCGGCGGTTGGTCGCGCTCCGCGGCCTGCCCGACATGATCACCGGGCTGCGCGCCCGCGGCTACACCTTCGTGACGGTCTCCCAGCTGCTCGGGCACACCACGGCCGTCTGACCGGCCCGGTAGGGTTCCGGCGTGTCACCCACCCTCTCGGTCCTCGTCCGCAACCGCGACTTCCGCAACCTCTTCCTCGCCGAGCTGGTGGTCTTCGGGGCGGACTGGTTCGTGATGGTGCCCCTGCTGGTGCTCCTGCCCGAGCTGACCGGCAGCGGGGTGTGGGGCGCGCTGGTGCTCGCCGTGGACACCGGCACGGTGGCGCTGATGCTGCCGTACACCGGCACCATCGCGGACCGGTTCGACCGCCGGAAGATCATGATGGTGGCCAACCTCGCCGCCCTGATCGGCGTCCTGCTGCTGCTCGGCGTCCGCAGCGCCGGGACGGCGTGGCTGGCGATGGTGGCGATCGGCGCCGTCGCGGTGGCGAAGGCCTTCTACTCGCCCGCCGCCCAGGCCGCCCTGCCCAACGTGCTGGACCCGGACGATCTCGCCGCCGGCAACGCCGTCGCCGGTTCCGCCTGGGGCACCATGACGGTCGTCGGCGCCTCGCTCGGCGGCATGCTGAGCGCCGCCGCCGGGCCGTACGCCTGCTTCTGGGTGGCGGCGGCCGGCCTGGCGCTCGCGGCGGGCCTGGCCACGCTGATCCGCCGGCCGTTGCAGTCCGCCCGCGAGCCGGGCGGCCCGGTGCAGCGCACCTGGCCGGCGATCCGCGAGGCATTGCGCTACATCGGCCACCGGCCCCGGGTGCTGGCGCTGGTCACCGTGAAGTCGGCGGTCGGGCTGGGCAACGGGGTGCTGACCGTGTTCCCGCTGCTCGCCGGCGTGTACGGGGTCGGCGCGGTCGGCACCGGCCTGCTCTTCGCCTCCCGGGGCGCCGGTGCCCTGGTCGGGCCGATCCTGATGCGACGGGTGCTCACCAACCGGGCCTGGCTGCTGCCGGGGCTGGCCCTGTCGATGTCCCTGTACGGCCTGGCCTACCTGGGCGCCTCGGCGGTCAGCTGGTTCCCGCTGGTGCTGGTGCTCGTCTTCCTCGCCCACTTCGGCGGCGGCAGCAACTGGGTGCTGTCCAACTACGCCCTTCAGGGCGAGGTGCCGGACCGGCTGCGCGGCCGGGTCTTCGCCACCGACATGATGCTGGCGACGCTGGCCATCTCGCTCAGCCAACTGGTGGTGGCCCTGGTGGTGGACGCCGTGAGCGAGCGCACCGTGCTGGCCGGTTGCGGCCTGGTCACCCTGGTGTACGCGGTCGGCTGGCGGCTGGCCACCCGGCGGCTCTCGCTCACCGATCCGGCGACCGAGCCGGCGTCCACCCCCGCCTCCTGACCGCTCCGGCCCGCCGCCGTCCGGTCGCGGTCCCGCTGACGCGATCGCCCGAGTCCCATGGGTCGGGCGGACCGCCGCGATGTCGGTCCCGACGCCTAGCATGAGCCGGTGCCGATGACTTTCACCTCCGGTCCCGTCCGGGTCCGGGTGCCCGCGACCAGCGCGAACCTGGGCCCGGGGTTCGACGCGCTCGGCCTGGCCCTCGGGCTGTACGACGACGTGGCGGCCGAGGTGACCCCGGGCGGCGTACGCGTGACCGTGGCGGGCGAGGGCGCCGGCGAGCTGCCCGAGGGCGAGCGGCACCTGATCGCGACGGCCGCGCGGGCCGCCTTCGACGTGCTGGGCGGGCAGCCGCCCGGCCTCGCACTGGAGTGCGTCAACCGGATCCCGCAGGCCCGCGGCCTGGGCTCGTCCTCGGCGGCCATCGTCGCGGGCGTGCTGTTGGCCCGCGCGCTGGTCGCCGACGGGGACGAGCGGCTCGACGACGAGGCGGTGCTGCGGCTGGCCGCCGAGATCGAGGGGCATCCCGACAACGTGGCGCCCTGCCTGCGCGGCGGCTTCACCATCGCCTGGACCGAGCCGTCCGGGGCGCGCGCGGTGTCGCTGGCCGTCGCCGACGGCGTCCGGCCCACCGTCTTCGTGCCCGCGGAACGCGGCTTGACGGCCGCCGCACGGGCTGCGCTGCCGGCCACCGTGCCGCACGCCGACGCGGCGCTGAACGCCGGCCGGGCGGCGCTGCTGGTGCACGCGCTGACCGTGGCGCCGGGGCTGCTGTTGCCGGCGACGGTCGATCGGCTGCACCAGGACTACCGCGCCGAGGGGATGCCGGGGACGGCGGTCCTGGTCAGCGCGCTGCGTGCGACTGGTGTGGCGGCTGTGGCGAGTGGGGCGGGGCCGACGGTGCTGGCCCTGACCGAGGTGCCGGAGGGCTTCGACGCGGGAACAGACTGGCAGCTCTGGCGGTTGCCGATAGACGTCAGCGGTGCCCGGGTCGCCCGGGGTAGACTGAGACACGCCGAGCGGGACCCTGTTGCCGCAGGTCGGAAGAGTTGATTACGCTCTAGACTTAGCACAGCCGCGAAGCATGCGATCTCCTGCGGGTCGGCGCACCCCCGAAGCTCTCGGCGGTCAGCCCGTCACCCCTGCCAAGGCCCACGCCGCACCGCAGTTTCCACAGGTCGCCGCAGACGGCGAGACCTGCTCACCGACGTTGGTGAGTCGGGAAACCGACCGGCTGCTGTGTCACAGACTCCCGCGACGCGTCAATGCGAGGCGGGTGCACCGAGGCCGCCCGGCCACCTGGTTTTCGAACCCGGGCAGTCCCGGCCTATCGAGGGAAGGAATCCATTGAGCGACACCACCGACGTGACGTCGGATGTTTCCAACGTCGCTGGCGATGCCACCACCGCCGCCCCCACACGCCGTCGGCGCAGCGGTACCGGCCTGTCGGCGATGCTGCTGCCAGAGCTGCAGAGCCTGGCCGCGTCGCTCGGTATCTCCGGCACGGCTCGCATGCGTAAGGGCGAGCTGATCAGCGCGATCACCGAGCGGCAAGGCGGCGCCGCCGCCGGGACCCCTCGACCGCGGGCCGAGGTCGCGGCCGCGACCGCTCCCGGCCGGGAAGAGGTGCGCGCCGAGGTGCTCCAGGAGCGGGCCGACACCGAGCGCCGCCCCGCCGAGCAGGCTCCGGCGGCCCCGGCCGCCGAGGTGACCGAGGGTCGCACCCGGACCCGTCGTGGCCGGGCCGCTGCCACCGCCGAGGCGCGCACCGAGGAGGCTCCGGCCGAGACCGGCGAGCGGGCCGAGCGCGGCGAAGGCCGAGGCGGTCGCGAGCGGGCCGAGCGGCCTGAGCGCGGTGCCGAGCGGCCTGAGCGCGGTGCCGAGCGGCCTGAGCGCGGTGCCGAGCGGGCCGAGCGCGGTGCCGAGCGGCCTGAGCGCGGTGCCGAGCGGACCGAGCGCGGTGCCGAGCGCGGCGAGCGGGGCGGTGACCGGACCGAGCGCGGGGCCGAGCGGGGCGAGCGCGGCGATCGGGGCGACCGCAACGAGCGCGGCGACCGGGGCGAGCGGGGCGACCGCAACGACCGTGGCCAGCGTGCCGAGCGGGACAACGACTCCGACGAGGACGGCGAGGGCGGCGGCCGGCGTGGCCGGCGCAGCCGGTTCCGCGACCGTCGGCGCGGCCGGGGCGACCGGGCCGAGGGCGGCGACGGTGGCGGCCGCGAGCCGCAGGTCAGCGAGGACGACGTGCTCGTCCCGGTGGCCGGCATCATCGACGTGCTCGACAACTACGCCTTCGTCCGAACCACCGGCTACCTGGCCGGCCCGAACGACGTCTACGTCTCGATGTCCCAGATCAAGAAGTACGGCCTGCGCCGCGGTGACGCCATCACCGGCGCCGTGCGGACCGCGCGGGACGGCGAGCAGCGCCGCGACAAGTACAACCCGCTGGTCCGGCTGGACACCATCAACGGGATGGAGCCGGAGGAGGCGCGGCGGCGGCCGGAGTTCTACAAGCTGACCCCGCTGTACCCGCAGGAGCGGCTGCGGTTGGAGACCGAGCCGCACATCCTGACCACCCGGGTGATCGACCTGGTCATGCCGATCGGCAAGGGCCAGCGGGCGCTGATCGTCTCCCCGCCGAAGGCGGGTAAGACGATGGTGCTGCAGGCGATCGCGAACGCGATCACCCGCAACAACCCGGAGTGCCACCTGATGGTGGTGCTGGTCGACGAGCGGCCGGAAGAGGTCACCGACATGCAGCGGTCGGTGAAGGGCGAGGTCATCGCGGCCACGTTCGACCGTCCGCCGCAGGACCACACCACGGTGGCGGAGCTGGCGATCGAGCGGGCGAAGCGCCTGGTCGAGCTGGGGCACGACGTCGTCGTGCTGCTCGACTCGGTGACCCGGCTCGGTCGGTCGTACAACCTGGCGGCGCCGGCCAGCGGCCGGATCATGTCGGGTGGTATCGACTCCACCGCGCTCTACCCGCCGAAGCGGTTCCTCGGTGCGGCTCGCAACATCGAGAACGGCGGCTCGCTGACCATCCTCGCCACCGCGCTGGTGGAGACCGGGTCCATGGCGGACACGGTCATCTTCGAGGAGTTCAAGGGCACCGGTAACGCGGAGCTGAAGCTGGACCGGAAGATCGCCGACAAGCGGGTCTTCCCGGCGATCGACATCAACCCCTCCGGCACCCGCAAGGAGGAGGTCCTGCTCGCGCCGGAGGAGCTGGCGATCATCCACAAGCTCCGCAAGGTGCTGCACTCGCTGGACTCGCAGGCGGCGCTCGACCTGCTGCTGGACCGCCTCAAGCAGTCCCGCACCAACATCGAGTTCCTGATGCAGATCGCGAAGTCGACACCGGGGGAGTGACACCGCCCCGGTAGGACACCGAACGAAGGGCACGGCCACCAGGGCCGTGCCCTTCGTCGTACCCGGGGGCCGGCGTGAAGTTTTTCTTCGGTTCAGTCGTCCGGTATTGAAACTTCTATGCAGCGTCGGGTTGACTGTCGTCCATGCGTACCCGCAGACGATCCGCCCGTCTCGTCGGCGTCCTGCTGCTGACGCCGCTGCTCAGCCTTCCCGGACCGGCCCCGGCCGGCCTCGCGGCACCCGCCGGCGACCTCCACACCGCCGCCGAGGACGCCCCCGCCGCCTCCTCCTATCCCGCCTCCGCGGTGACGCTGGCCGGCGAGGCCGGCGTCGAGCCGGCCAGCGGCCTGGAGACCGCGAAGAGCACCCGCCCGGTCGCCCCCGGGCTCGACCTCACCTCCTTCGACCGGTACGACGCCGAGGGCTGGCTGCGCGCCGACGCGCTCACCGCCGACCTGTCCGGCGGCGTCACCGTCGACTACGTCAACTCCGGCGCGGTGACCCGGGACGAGCCGCTGCGCGCCGCGGTGGACCGCTCCCGCGCGGTCGCCGCCGTCAACGGCGACTTCTTCGACATCAACAACTCGGGCGCGGCCCAGGGCATCGGCATCCGCTCCGGAGACCTGATCCAGTCGCCGGCCGCCGGCCACCCCAACGCGGCCGCGATCAGCGCCGAGGGGCTGGGCCGGATCATCCAGGTCGGCTTCGAGGGCAGCGCCACGCTGCCGGCCGGACCGGTCCCGCTGACCCAGTTCAACAACATGGTCCAGCCGAACGGCATCGGCGTGTTCACCCCGCTCTGGGGGTCGTACGCCCGGCAGCGGGCGGTGACCGGCGCGGCCCGGGTGGTCGAGGTCGCGGTGACCGGCGGCCGGGTCGCGGCCGTGACCACCGCGCCCGGCGAGGGGTCGATCCCGGCCGGGACCACCCTGCTGCTCGGCCGGGAAGCCGGTGCCGACGCCCTCGCCGCGCTGCGCCCCGGCGACCCGGTGGACGTGGCCTGGCGGCCGAAGGCGTCCGACGGCAGCAGTCTGCGCGCCGCGGTGGGCGGCGGCAACGTGCTGGTCCGTGACGGGGTGGTGCAGAACATCGCCGACCCGACCCTCGCGCCGCGCACCGCGGTCGGCTTCTCCGCCGACGGACGCAAAATGATCATGTTGACCGTGGACGGTCGGCAGGTGGACAGCCGCGGCGTCACCCAGACCGAGATGGGCCGGATGATGGTCGAGCTGGGCGCGTACACCGCGCTGAACCTCGACGGCGGCGGCTCGTCGACCCTGCTCGCCCGGGAACCGGGCGCGGCGGCGGTGCAGGTGGAGAACAGCCCGTCGGACGGCAGCGAGCGCCCGGTCCCCAACGGCCTGGCCATCTACGCGCCGAAGGGCAGCGGTCGGCTCACCGGGTACTGGCTGGAGACCGCCAGCGACCCGACCGCCGCGCCCGGGGTCACCCCGATCCGCGGCGGCCGCCCGGACCGGGTCTTCCCCGGCCTGACCCGCCGGCTCACCGCCGCCGGCTACGACGAGACATACGGCCCGGCCGCGGGAACGCCGGAGTGGCGGGCGAACCCGGCCGCCCACGGAAAGGTGGACGACGAGGGCCTCTTCCGGGCCGGCGCGCCCGGCCGCAGCACCGTCACCGCCTGGCGGGCGGAGGCCAGCGGCACCCTCGACCTCACCGTGCTCGGGCCGCTGGACCGGGTCGACTCCACCATGGACCGGCTCGGCCTGAACCGGCAGGGTGACACCGGGCTGTTCGGGGTGGTCGGCTACGACGCAGAGGGGAACACCGCGCCGATCGAGCCGGCCGACCTGAAGCTGGAGTACGACCCGAAGCTGCTCGCCGTCACCGCCGCCGGCGACGGCAACCTCTCCGTCAAGGCGCTCGGCGACAGCGGCTCCGGCCTGGTCACCGTCCACGTCGGCAACCGCACCACCGTGCTGCCGGTCACCGTCGGGCTGACCGAAGTCCCGGTCGCCGGCTTCGACGACGCCGCCTCCTGGAAGTTCAGCCAGGCCCGGGCCAGCGGCTCCGTCGCGCCGGCCCCGGGCCACACCGGCCCGGGGCTCAAGCTGTCGTACGACTTCAGCCAGTCCACCGGCACCCGGGCCGCGTATGCCGACCCGCCGGCCTGGATCGAGGTGCCCGGACAGCCGCAGGCGTTCGGCATGTGGATCCACGGCAACGGCAGGGGGGAGTGGCCCAGCCTGCACCTGCACGACGCCCAGGACACCCAGCACGTGCTGCGTGGCCCGTACGTCACCTGGACCGGCTGGAAGTACGTCGAGTTCGCGGT
The window above is part of the Micromonospora inositola genome. Proteins encoded here:
- a CDS encoding phosphodiester glycosidase family protein, translated to MRTRRRSARLVGVLLLTPLLSLPGPAPAGLAAPAGDLHTAAEDAPAASSYPASAVTLAGEAGVEPASGLETAKSTRPVAPGLDLTSFDRYDAEGWLRADALTADLSGGVTVDYVNSGAVTRDEPLRAAVDRSRAVAAVNGDFFDINNSGAAQGIGIRSGDLIQSPAAGHPNAAAISAEGLGRIIQVGFEGSATLPAGPVPLTQFNNMVQPNGIGVFTPLWGSYARQRAVTGAARVVEVAVTGGRVAAVTTAPGEGSIPAGTTLLLGREAGADALAALRPGDPVDVAWRPKASDGSSLRAAVGGGNVLVRDGVVQNIADPTLAPRTAVGFSADGRKMIMLTVDGRQVDSRGVTQTEMGRMMVELGAYTALNLDGGGSSTLLAREPGAAAVQVENSPSDGSERPVPNGLAIYAPKGSGRLTGYWLETASDPTAAPGVTPIRGGRPDRVFPGLTRRLTAAGYDETYGPAAGTPEWRANPAAHGKVDDEGLFRAGAPGRSTVTAWRAEASGTLDLTVLGPLDRVDSTMDRLGLNRQGDTGLFGVVGYDAEGNTAPIEPADLKLEYDPKLLAVTAAGDGNLSVKALGDSGSGLVTVHVGNRTTVLPVTVGLTEVPVAGFDDAASWKFSQARASGSVAPAPGHTGPGLKLSYDFSQSTGTRAAYADPPAWIEVPGQPQAFGMWIHGNGRGEWPSLHLHDAQDTQHVLRGPYVTWTGWKYVEFAVPAGVQYPVRVRRFYVAETDPAAQYKSEVVIDDLVAKVPPTVQAPPEEPRTDRVVLRDGTVDGAPWRFAVMSDAQFVAADPDSDLVAQARRTLREVKAAKPEFLVVDGDFVDTAYPADFALAKRILDEELGDELPWYYVPGNHEIMGAPITNFRNVFGDTSRVFDHDGTRFVTLNTSTGSLRGGGFDQVRLLRDTLDSAAADPAVGSVAVLFHHPPRDPSPAKASQLGDRKEAALVEQWLADFQHRTGKGALVVNGHVGTFHADRVDGVPYVINGNSGKNPSTPPQLGGFTGWTEFGVDPVTPQEAERARRDPLAEGPRWVDAEFHAHVDRLALAAPASVAVGDPAAVTATLTQPGGRTVPVAAPVSADWSGSPNLHIGPADGVKPWHVAWFDPATGRLTALRPGGQVLLAVTVNGVRAEATVTLTAATPGEAPAA